Proteins encoded together in one Deinococcus hopiensis KR-140 window:
- a CDS encoding 3'(2'),5'-bisphosphate nucleotidase CysQ: MTAPSSPPPLQDEQRTAERLARQAGELLRVHLARGLTVEHKTGADDPVTAADKEASELILRGLSDAFPSDGLLSEEAADNPERLGRERVWIVDPIDGTKEFTTGSPDYCVSIGLAVGGEPTLGVVYAPATNELFSGVVAGGVQKNGAAAGFSPRTDYVVSVSDTEFKRELHRHNLPGMAPSGSIALKLARAAAGEVDVTFSMSPRSEWDIAAGHALVRAAGGDLRRRDGRTIRYNARRPHIEQGIIGGRLEAMGWLEGELEARRLPTAHLGLTPADPAWTVLTEADQVALREHPGVFVRHAGGRALALLVVGGDGAVERAEGDAFHLERLTRDVTRALGTLAQEARDRALPPARGIH, from the coding sequence ATGACTGCTCCCTCCTCCCCTCCTCCACTCCAAGACGAGCAACGAACGGCCGAGCGCCTGGCGCGGCAGGCGGGCGAACTGCTGCGCGTCCACCTCGCCCGGGGCCTGACCGTGGAGCACAAAACGGGTGCGGACGATCCGGTGACGGCAGCCGACAAAGAGGCCTCCGAGCTGATCTTGCGTGGGCTCAGCGACGCCTTTCCGAGCGACGGCCTGCTCAGCGAGGAGGCCGCAGACAACCCTGAGCGCCTGGGGCGGGAACGCGTCTGGATCGTGGACCCCATCGACGGCACAAAGGAATTCACCACCGGCAGCCCCGACTACTGCGTGAGCATCGGCCTGGCGGTGGGCGGCGAACCCACGCTGGGTGTGGTCTACGCACCCGCGACGAACGAACTCTTTTCAGGCGTGGTGGCTGGAGGCGTGCAGAAGAATGGGGCGGCGGCGGGATTCAGCCCCCGAACCGACTACGTGGTCAGCGTTTCGGACACCGAGTTCAAGCGCGAGTTGCACCGCCATAATCTGCCTGGCATGGCCCCCAGCGGCTCCATCGCTCTGAAGCTCGCGCGGGCGGCAGCGGGGGAGGTGGACGTGACCTTTTCCATGTCCCCGCGCAGCGAGTGGGATATCGCCGCTGGGCACGCCCTCGTGCGTGCGGCGGGCGGGGACCTGCGGCGGCGAGACGGGCGGACGATTCGCTACAACGCCCGGCGGCCCCACATCGAGCAGGGCATCATCGGCGGACGGCTGGAGGCGATGGGGTGGCTGGAGGGCGAGCTGGAAGCCAGGCGTCTGCCCACCGCACACCTGGGCCTGACCCCCGCCGATCCCGCCTGGACCGTCCTCACCGAAGCCGATCAAGTTGCCCTGCGGGAGCACCCGGGCGTCTTTGTTCGCCACGCGGGGGGCCGCGCGCTCGCCCTGCTCGTCGTCGGGGGGGACGGCGCGGTAGAGCGGGCGGAGGGGGACGCCTTTCACCTCGAACGCCTGACGCGCGACGTAACGCGGGCGCTGGGCACACTGGCGCAGGAGGCGCGGGACCGTGCCCTGCCCCCAGCCCGGGGGATACACTGA
- a CDS encoding GNAT family N-acetyltransferase, giving the protein MAERGAATRWGRVTLKPVPDLSAAEWRTMYRFFRDRELADWNDARPIRLPEWLFRRVMLEEETTSERVGFGVLSETGELIGSAELYDLRPPPPLSPSVGTLGVMIGVRSLWGQGYGREAVMALLCWAFGEAEGERRKPLSRVRLTTFGHNRRAQRAFVACGFREVGRTEQGGRTDVHMEITRGEWDSARTAAGHP; this is encoded by the coding sequence ATGGCGGAGAGAGGCGCGGCCACACGCTGGGGACGCGTGACCCTGAAGCCTGTTCCGGACCTCAGCGCCGCCGAGTGGCGGACGATGTACCGCTTTTTCCGGGACCGCGAGCTGGCCGACTGGAACGACGCCCGGCCCATCCGGCTGCCCGAGTGGCTGTTTCGCCGGGTGATGCTGGAGGAAGAGACCACGAGTGAGCGCGTGGGCTTCGGCGTACTGAGTGAGACCGGCGAGCTGATCGGCAGCGCCGAGCTGTATGACCTGCGCCCGCCGCCCCCTTTGAGTCCATCGGTGGGTACCCTGGGGGTGATGATCGGCGTGCGCTCCCTGTGGGGCCAGGGCTACGGACGCGAGGCGGTGATGGCGCTGCTGTGCTGGGCCTTTGGGGAGGCGGAGGGCGAACGGCGCAAGCCCCTTTCCCGGGTGCGCCTCACCACCTTTGGGCACAACCGCCGGGCGCAGCGGGCCTTTGTGGCCTGCGGCTTCCGTGAAGTGGGCCGCACCGAGCAGGGAGGCCGCACGGACGTTCATATGGAAATCACGAGAGGAGAGTGGGACAGTGCGCGTACTGCTGCCGGACACCCCTGA
- a CDS encoding NAD(P)-dependent oxidoreductase: protein MRVLLPDTPEFRALEVPGVSFAFFREDHVPQGEADGAVLWLIPAQTRAELLSRPGLKWVLTLTAGIEHVASQVPEGVALYNAHGLHDRAVAVHTLAGMLTAARGLHLFRDRQREGRWQSTFDLGTLDGQRVAIWGHGHIGRILEDLLRPLGAAVTGIRSRTPVEERDAVLAAADWVVLLLPSTPETRGIVNAEVLARLKPGAWLSNQGRGNLLNTDALLAALDNGHLSGAVLDVTDPEPLPPGHPLWERPNVLITPHVASSTRDLVERGAAYTGQFLTDLTAGQEPEGRVEAGQLY from the coding sequence GTGCGCGTACTGCTGCCGGACACCCCTGAATTTCGGGCCCTGGAGGTGCCGGGGGTTTCGTTCGCCTTTTTCCGGGAGGACCACGTGCCGCAAGGTGAGGCGGACGGGGCCGTGCTGTGGCTCATTCCTGCCCAGACCCGGGCCGAACTGCTGTCCCGTCCCGGGTTGAAGTGGGTGCTGACGCTGACAGCGGGCATCGAGCACGTCGCCTCGCAGGTGCCGGAAGGTGTGGCCCTCTACAACGCCCACGGCCTGCATGACCGCGCGGTGGCCGTGCATACGCTGGCCGGGATGCTCACCGCCGCGCGGGGCCTGCATTTGTTCCGCGACCGGCAACGCGAAGGCCGCTGGCAGAGCACCTTCGACCTGGGCACCCTGGACGGCCAAAGGGTAGCGATCTGGGGCCACGGGCACATCGGGCGCATTCTGGAAGACCTGCTGCGGCCCCTGGGCGCGGCTGTCACGGGCATTCGCTCGCGTACACCCGTAGAGGAGCGGGACGCGGTGCTGGCCGCCGCCGACTGGGTGGTCCTGCTGCTGCCGAGCACCCCGGAAACCCGGGGGATCGTGAATGCGGAGGTCCTGGCCCGTTTGAAGCCCGGCGCGTGGCTCAGTAACCAGGGGCGCGGCAACCTCCTGAATACGGACGCCCTCCTGGCCGCACTGGACAACGGACACCTCAGCGGCGCGGTGCTGGACGTGACGGACCCCGAACCCCTGCCGCCCGGGCACCCGTTGTGGGAACGGCCCAACGTGCTGATTACGCCCCACGTCGCCTCCTCCACGCGGGACCTCGTAGAGCGCGGAGCCGCGTATACCGGACAATTTCTGACAGACCTCACTGCCGGGCAGGAGCCGGAGGGGCGGGTGGAGGCGGGGCAACTGTACTGA
- the typA gene encoding translational GTPase TypA, whose protein sequence is MEYRNIAIIAHVDHGKTTLVDGLLKQTLKLGHGEEITERAMDSNDLEKERGITILAKNTAVEYNGVKINIVDTPGHADFGGEVERVLGMVDGALVLVDAAEGPMPQTRFVLRKAIELGLKPIVVINKIDRQDARPEEVVNLTFDLMAELGANDDQLDFPILYAVAREGKAYRELDKPQEDMHELFDMVLEHIPAPKVDLEAPFQMLVTNLDYSEYLGRIVLGRVQRGTVKKGEFVQLMHKDGTMTKARVVQPFTHLGLRRIEVDEVGAGDIVALAGIEDAQIGETVADLADPEALPIITVDEPTVSMTFQPNTSPFAGKDGKYVTSRHLNDRLKREVMTNVSLKVEEVRPDEFIVSGRGELHLSILLETMRREGYEVQVGAPQVIIREIDGEKHEPIEHLVIDVPEHHASTVIGVLGARKGQMVNMEPQGNRTRVEFKIPSRALFGFRTQFLSMTQGEGIMSHIFDGYAPWAGELKTRQNGSLVSMEDGVAFAYSIFKLQDRGTFFIDAGQDVYVGMIVGENAREQDMNVNVCKNKKLTNVRSAGADEALTLIPPRRLSLEDALEYISDDELVELTPHNIRLRKKILNPSFRK, encoded by the coding sequence ATGGAATACCGCAACATCGCCATCATCGCGCACGTCGACCACGGCAAGACCACGCTGGTGGACGGCCTGCTGAAGCAGACCCTGAAACTCGGCCACGGCGAGGAAATCACAGAGCGCGCGATGGACTCCAACGACCTCGAAAAAGAACGGGGCATTACCATCTTGGCCAAGAACACGGCCGTGGAATACAACGGCGTCAAGATCAACATCGTAGACACGCCTGGACACGCCGACTTCGGTGGGGAAGTGGAGCGCGTACTGGGGATGGTGGACGGCGCGTTGGTGCTTGTGGACGCCGCCGAAGGCCCCATGCCGCAGACCCGCTTCGTGCTTCGCAAGGCCATTGAGCTGGGCCTCAAACCCATCGTGGTGATCAACAAGATTGACCGCCAGGATGCCCGCCCGGAAGAAGTCGTCAACTTGACCTTTGATCTGATGGCCGAACTTGGCGCGAACGACGACCAGCTCGACTTCCCGATCCTGTATGCCGTTGCCCGCGAAGGCAAGGCGTACAGGGAACTCGACAAGCCGCAGGAGGACATGCACGAGCTGTTCGATATGGTGCTGGAGCACATCCCGGCGCCGAAGGTGGACCTGGAAGCGCCCTTCCAGATGCTGGTGACCAACCTCGATTACTCGGAGTACCTGGGCCGCATCGTGCTGGGGCGCGTGCAGCGCGGCACGGTGAAGAAGGGCGAGTTCGTTCAGCTCATGCACAAGGACGGCACGATGACCAAGGCCCGTGTGGTCCAGCCCTTCACCCACCTGGGCTTGCGCCGCATTGAGGTGGACGAGGTGGGGGCCGGGGACATCGTGGCCCTGGCGGGCATTGAGGACGCCCAGATCGGCGAAACCGTGGCGGACCTTGCCGATCCGGAAGCCCTGCCCATCATCACGGTGGACGAGCCGACCGTCTCCATGACCTTTCAGCCCAACACCTCACCCTTCGCAGGCAAGGACGGCAAGTACGTGACCAGCCGTCACCTCAACGACCGCCTCAAGCGTGAGGTCATGACCAACGTGTCGCTGAAGGTCGAAGAGGTTCGCCCCGACGAGTTCATCGTGTCAGGCCGTGGCGAGCTGCACCTCTCGATCCTGCTCGAAACCATGCGCCGCGAGGGCTACGAGGTGCAGGTGGGCGCGCCCCAGGTCATCATCCGCGAGATTGACGGCGAGAAGCACGAGCCCATCGAGCACCTCGTCATTGACGTGCCCGAACACCACGCCAGCACCGTGATTGGTGTGCTGGGCGCGCGTAAGGGCCAGATGGTGAACATGGAGCCCCAGGGCAACCGCACCCGCGTGGAGTTCAAGATTCCCTCCCGCGCCCTGTTCGGCTTCCGCACCCAGTTCCTGTCAATGACCCAGGGCGAGGGCATCATGAGCCACATCTTCGACGGCTACGCGCCCTGGGCTGGGGAACTCAAGACCCGTCAGAACGGCTCGCTGGTGAGCATGGAAGACGGCGTGGCCTTCGCCTACTCGATCTTCAAGCTGCAAGATCGCGGCACCTTCTTTATCGACGCGGGGCAGGACGTCTATGTCGGCATGATCGTGGGCGAAAACGCGCGCGAGCAGGACATGAACGTCAACGTCTGCAAGAACAAGAAGTTGACGAACGTCCGCTCGGCGGGTGCCGACGAGGCCCTGACCCTGATCCCCCCCAGACGCCTCTCGCTGGAAGACGCCCTGGAGTACATCTCCGACGACGAACTCGTCGAGCTGACGCCCCACAACATCCGTCTGCGCAAGAAGATCCTGAATCCCAGCTTCCGCAAGTAA
- a CDS encoding methylmalonyl-CoA mutase family protein, with protein MKTKNAWMQSVYAPAAQTFPERKYNFKNLSDMEPEPIYTADDLGEWDAERDLGYPGEFPYTRGVQPSVYRGKLWTMRMFAGFGSAEQTNGRFHALLKAGQTGLSTAFDLPTLMGYDSDHPFSRGEVGKCGVAVSSLADMEILFQGIDPEKVTTSMTINSPANAIWAMYIANAQKQGKDLGRVGGTIQNDILKEFIAQKEFIYPPAPSVKLVIDTFEWGPRVVPKWNFISVSGYHIREAGATGVQELAFTLADGFHYVEKALERGLNIDEFAPRISFFWDIHNDFFEEIAKLRAARRIWARQMRDRYGAKSPRSWMLRTHSQTAGVSLPAQQPLNNIARVAIQALAAVLGGTQSLHTDSFDEALALPTEEAATIALRTQQIIAYETGVAGVVDPLAGSYYVEKLTNDIEAAAMGYIEQIRAMGGVETGIENGFFQLEMAEAAYRYQREVETKDRIVVGVNDFVQDAVEVPIQLIDPEVERVQEARLAQVRRERDPKRAEAALAALRDAAVTGANTMPAFLECAHAYTTLGEQMDTLKAVYGEYVEPVLV; from the coding sequence ATGAAAACCAAGAACGCGTGGATGCAGAGCGTGTACGCGCCTGCCGCCCAGACATTCCCTGAGCGCAAGTACAACTTCAAGAACCTGTCGGACATGGAGCCCGAGCCGATCTACACGGCGGACGATCTGGGCGAATGGGACGCCGAGCGTGACCTGGGCTACCCCGGCGAGTTTCCGTACACGCGCGGCGTGCAGCCCAGTGTGTACCGCGGCAAGCTCTGGACCATGCGGATGTTTGCTGGCTTCGGCAGCGCCGAGCAGACCAACGGGCGTTTCCACGCCCTCTTGAAAGCCGGCCAGACCGGTCTCTCCACCGCCTTTGACCTCCCCACCCTCATGGGCTACGACTCGGACCATCCCTTCTCCAGGGGCGAGGTGGGCAAGTGCGGCGTGGCCGTAAGCAGCCTGGCCGACATGGAGATCTTGTTTCAGGGCATCGACCCGGAAAAAGTCACCACGTCCATGACGATCAACTCCCCGGCAAACGCGATTTGGGCGATGTATATCGCCAACGCGCAGAAGCAGGGCAAAGACCTTGGGCGTGTGGGCGGCACCATCCAAAATGACATCCTCAAGGAATTCATCGCCCAGAAGGAATTCATCTATCCGCCCGCGCCGAGCGTGAAGCTGGTGATCGACACCTTCGAGTGGGGCCCCCGCGTGGTGCCCAAGTGGAACTTCATCTCGGTGAGCGGCTACCACATCCGGGAAGCTGGCGCGACGGGCGTGCAGGAACTCGCCTTCACGCTGGCCGACGGCTTTCACTACGTAGAAAAGGCGCTCGAACGCGGCCTGAACATCGACGAGTTTGCGCCCCGCATCTCCTTTTTCTGGGACATCCACAACGACTTCTTCGAGGAAATCGCCAAGCTGCGCGCCGCCCGCCGCATCTGGGCGCGGCAGATGCGGGACCGCTACGGGGCGAAGAGCCCGAGAAGCTGGATGCTCCGCACGCACTCCCAGACCGCCGGGGTCAGCCTGCCCGCGCAACAGCCGCTGAACAACATCGCTCGCGTGGCGATTCAAGCGCTCGCGGCAGTACTGGGCGGCACCCAGAGTCTGCACACCGACTCATTCGACGAGGCGCTGGCGCTGCCCACGGAGGAAGCCGCCACCATCGCCCTGCGGACCCAACAGATCATCGCCTACGAGACCGGTGTGGCGGGCGTGGTGGACCCCCTGGCGGGCAGCTACTACGTCGAGAAGCTGACGAACGACATCGAGGCCGCGGCGATGGGCTACATCGAGCAGATTCGCGCGATGGGCGGCGTGGAGACTGGAATCGAGAACGGCTTCTTCCAGTTGGAGATGGCCGAGGCCGCCTACCGCTATCAGCGAGAGGTGGAAACCAAGGACCGCATCGTCGTGGGCGTGAACGACTTCGTGCAGGACGCGGTGGAAGTGCCCATCCAGCTGATTGACCCGGAGGTGGAGCGCGTGCAGGAGGCGAGGCTCGCGCAGGTGCGGCGCGAGCGCGACCCCAAACGCGCCGAGGCCGCCCTCGCCGCCCTCCGTGACGCTGCCGTTACCGGAGCCAACACGATGCCCGCCTTCCTGGAGTGCGCCCACGCCTACACCACGCTGGGCGAACAGATGGATACGCTGAAAGCGGTGTACGGGGAATATGTGGAGCCGGTGTTGGTGTAG